One genomic segment of Paraburkholderia phymatum STM815 includes these proteins:
- a CDS encoding YbdK family carboxylate-amine ligase: MLAPFASSDPFTIGIELEVQIVNTHDYNLTKAATELLSGVKEQNFVGAIKPETTEGMIELSTGVCRDFQQARGELRMLRDTLVGAADFLNVGVCGGGTNFFQNWYDQRSDGRERSEYLMKLYGALYQQFTIFGQHVHVGCPDPDSALVLLHSLSRYVPHFIALAASSPYVQGSDTQFECARLNSVAPFPLSGHAPFVTKWSELEQYFDRMANTGLVNSLKDFYWDIRPSPGYGTIEVRVMDTPLRVEWAAAIAAYIQSLARYLLIDKPLCLSERDYEVYRTNRFMACRFGLNGTCVDPETGQRDTIGNQILAMLEAVADHARSLGGEEGLEMVRSTVTEGLSDAAWLRRMYSQHDSLHEVGRQLCEIWRGALKPK; this comes from the coding sequence ATGCTTGCTCCATTCGCTTCATCCGATCCGTTCACGATTGGCATTGAACTCGAAGTTCAGATCGTCAATACGCACGACTACAACCTGACGAAGGCGGCAACGGAATTGCTGAGCGGCGTGAAAGAGCAGAACTTCGTTGGCGCGATCAAGCCGGAGACGACCGAGGGCATGATCGAGTTATCGACAGGCGTATGCCGTGATTTCCAGCAGGCACGCGGCGAATTGCGGATGCTTCGCGACACGCTGGTCGGGGCCGCCGATTTTCTGAACGTCGGCGTGTGCGGCGGCGGGACCAATTTTTTTCAGAACTGGTACGACCAGCGTTCCGATGGCCGAGAGCGTTCGGAATACCTGATGAAATTGTATGGCGCGCTTTATCAGCAATTCACGATATTTGGCCAGCATGTTCACGTGGGTTGCCCTGACCCCGACTCGGCGCTCGTTCTGTTGCATTCGCTTTCGCGCTACGTGCCGCATTTCATCGCACTCGCCGCTTCGTCGCCGTATGTGCAGGGGAGCGATACGCAATTCGAGTGCGCGCGGTTGAATTCCGTCGCTCCATTTCCTTTGTCCGGGCATGCGCCGTTCGTGACGAAGTGGTCCGAGTTGGAGCAGTATTTCGACCGCATGGCGAACACGGGGCTCGTCAACAGTCTGAAGGACTTCTACTGGGATATCCGTCCAAGTCCGGGCTACGGCACGATCGAAGTACGCGTCATGGATACGCCGCTGCGCGTGGAGTGGGCGGCTGCCATTGCGGCGTATATTCAATCGCTTGCGCGTTATCTGCTGATCGACAAACCGCTATGCCTCAGTGAGCGGGATTACGAGGTGTATCGGACCAACCGCTTCATGGCCTGCCGGTTCGGGTTGAACGGCACCTGCGTCGACCCTGAGACCGGGCAGCGCGATACGATAGGTAACCAGATTCTGGCCATGCTGGAAGCCGTCGCCGATCACGCGCGGTCTCTGGGCGGGGAAGAAGGCCTGGAGATGGTAAGGAGTACTGTGACGGAAGGTTTGAGCGATGCCGCGTGGTTGCGCCGCATGTATAGCCAGCATGACTCGTTGCATGAAGTCGGGCGCCAACTGTGCGAGATCTGGCGGGGTGCGCTAAAGCCAAAGTGA
- a CDS encoding DHA2 family efflux MFS transporter permease subunit, which produces MTMTCPRVEMTVRDGLFVSEVEAGGVCCSPRRTVWGGGTEVPTSRKLPPDCFPTLTATQVNIVQTQATQPSPLQGGQLALATFAVALATFMNVLDTSIANVAIPTISGNLGVSVDEGTWVITVFAASNAVSIPLTGWFTQRFGQIKLFVGAILGFVIASWLCGVAPSLPVLLFARVLQGVVAGPLIPLSQAILLSSWPKEKSSSALALWAMTATVGPIAGPALGGWITDSYSWSWIFYINIPVGIFAAGVTWMIYRTRETPTRKLPIDVVGLGLLITWVASLQIMLDKGKDLDWFGSPVIVALAITAVISFAFFLVWELTEPNPVVDLRLFKQRNFLGGTVAISVAYGVFFGNLVLLPQWMQEYLNYRSVDAGLATAPLGIFAVILAPVMGRVLPRSDARIIATLAFAGFAIVFFMRSHYVIEIDTWHLVLPTLLQGIPMAMFFVPLTAIILAGQPGPKVPAAAGLSNFVRVFCGAVGTSIAGTAWNNRTILHHERLTEQANATNPVFAQQTDATQKLLHVSPSTSNALFDFTVNTQAAMMGLNDIFYASAIIFVLIIPLIWITRPARGGGDSSGAH; this is translated from the coding sequence ATGACAATGACCTGTCCCCGCGTAGAAATGACGGTACGAGACGGATTGTTCGTCAGCGAGGTCGAGGCAGGCGGGGTATGCTGTTCCCCTCGTCGCACCGTGTGGGGTGGGGGAACGGAAGTCCCCACGTCAAGGAAGCTCCCGCCTGACTGCTTCCCCACGCTCACAGCAACACAGGTCAATATCGTGCAAACCCAAGCCACACAACCGTCGCCGCTGCAAGGCGGCCAGCTCGCGCTCGCGACCTTCGCCGTCGCGCTCGCCACGTTCATGAACGTGCTGGACACCTCGATCGCCAACGTGGCGATTCCCACCATCTCGGGCAACCTCGGCGTGTCGGTCGACGAGGGCACGTGGGTCATCACGGTGTTCGCGGCGTCGAATGCCGTGTCGATTCCGCTGACAGGCTGGTTTACGCAGCGCTTCGGTCAGATCAAGCTGTTCGTCGGCGCAATTCTCGGTTTCGTGATCGCGTCCTGGCTGTGCGGCGTCGCGCCGTCGCTGCCCGTTCTGCTATTTGCACGCGTGCTGCAAGGCGTCGTCGCCGGTCCGCTGATTCCGCTGTCGCAGGCAATTCTGCTCAGCTCGTGGCCGAAGGAGAAATCGTCGAGCGCGCTCGCGCTATGGGCGATGACGGCGACCGTCGGCCCGATCGCGGGCCCGGCGCTCGGCGGCTGGATTACGGATAGCTACAGCTGGTCGTGGATCTTCTACATCAACATTCCGGTCGGCATTTTTGCGGCGGGCGTCACGTGGATGATCTACCGCACGCGCGAAACGCCGACGCGCAAGCTGCCTATCGACGTCGTCGGGCTCGGCCTGCTGATCACGTGGGTCGCGTCGCTGCAGATCATGCTCGACAAGGGCAAGGATCTCGACTGGTTCGGCTCGCCCGTGATCGTGGCTCTGGCGATCACGGCCGTCATCAGCTTCGCGTTCTTCCTCGTGTGGGAGTTGACGGAGCCGAATCCCGTCGTCGATCTGCGTCTGTTCAAGCAACGCAACTTTCTCGGCGGCACGGTGGCGATTTCAGTCGCGTATGGCGTGTTCTTCGGCAACCTCGTGCTTCTGCCGCAATGGATGCAGGAGTACCTGAACTACCGTTCCGTCGATGCCGGACTCGCGACCGCACCGCTCGGCATTTTCGCCGTGATCCTCGCGCCCGTGATGGGCCGCGTGCTGCCGCGCTCCGACGCACGCATCATCGCGACGCTCGCGTTCGCCGGCTTCGCTATCGTGTTCTTCATGCGCTCGCATTACGTGATCGAAATCGACACGTGGCATCTGGTCTTACCCACGCTGCTGCAGGGCATCCCGATGGCGATGTTCTTCGTGCCGCTGACGGCCATCATTCTCGCGGGCCAGCCGGGGCCGAAAGTGCCCGCTGCTGCCGGCCTGTCGAACTTCGTGCGGGTGTTTTGCGGCGCGGTGGGCACATCGATCGCGGGCACGGCCTGGAACAACCGCACGATCCTGCATCACGAGCGCCTGACCGAACAGGCCAACGCAACCAACCCGGTGTTCGCGCAGCAGACGGACGCGACGCAGAAGCTGCTGCACGTGAGTCCGTCGACATCGAATGCGCTATTCGATTTCACCGTGAACACCCAGGCGGCGATGATGGGGCTCAACGACATCTTCTACGCGTCGGCGATCATTTTCGTGCTGATCATCCCGCTGATCTGGATCACGCGGCCCGCTCGGGGCGGGGGCGATTCGTCCGGCGCGCACTGA
- a CDS encoding MFS transporter, with amino-acid sequence MFKWFSEISGNERRTFWACFGGWALDSLDVQMFSLVIPAIITEWSISRTQAGFVSGVTLVASALGGWIAGMLSDRLGRVKTLQWTVAFFSVFTFLCAFAQNYPQFVVLKALQGFGFGGEWAAGAVLMAETIRNEHRGKAMGSVQSAWAVGWGAAVVLYALMFSLLPGETAWRVMFGIGILPALLILYVRRGVQEPIAPAPAAHDVRALRVPATGVIGGIFSPQVLRMTLIGALLGVGAHGGYYALMTWLPTFLKSERHLSVLSTGGYLAVVIVAFFCGCLASAQLLDRIGRRNTILTFAICCVITVLAYLFLPLGNTAMLFFGFPLGFFAAGIPASMGALFNELYPRGMRGTGVGFCYNFGRVASAGFPVLVGHMSANMSLGTAIGIDAGLAYAIVVLSVLLLPETRGRALGDAAFDTDHRGMLSHAERH; translated from the coding sequence ATGTTCAAGTGGTTCAGTGAGATTTCCGGCAACGAACGCCGGACGTTCTGGGCGTGCTTCGGCGGATGGGCGCTCGATTCGCTCGACGTGCAGATGTTCAGCCTCGTCATTCCGGCGATCATTACCGAATGGTCGATCAGCCGCACCCAGGCGGGGTTCGTTAGCGGTGTCACGCTGGTGGCATCGGCGCTGGGCGGCTGGATTGCAGGTATGTTGTCGGACCGGCTAGGACGCGTGAAGACGCTGCAGTGGACCGTCGCGTTCTTTTCGGTGTTCACGTTCCTGTGCGCGTTCGCGCAGAACTATCCGCAGTTTGTCGTACTGAAGGCGCTACAGGGGTTCGGCTTCGGCGGAGAATGGGCGGCGGGCGCCGTGCTGATGGCCGAAACCATCCGCAACGAGCATCGCGGAAAGGCGATGGGCAGCGTGCAGAGCGCATGGGCCGTTGGCTGGGGCGCAGCCGTCGTGCTCTACGCGCTGATGTTCTCGCTGCTGCCTGGAGAAACTGCGTGGCGCGTGATGTTCGGAATCGGTATCCTTCCTGCACTGCTGATCCTGTACGTGCGACGCGGCGTCCAGGAACCCATCGCGCCGGCACCCGCAGCGCACGACGTGCGGGCGCTGCGGGTGCCGGCAACTGGCGTGATCGGCGGGATCTTTTCGCCGCAAGTGCTGCGCATGACGTTGATCGGTGCACTGCTTGGCGTCGGCGCGCATGGTGGCTACTACGCGTTGATGACGTGGCTGCCGACCTTTCTCAAGAGTGAACGTCACCTCTCCGTGCTGAGTACGGGCGGCTACCTCGCTGTCGTGATCGTCGCATTCTTTTGCGGGTGTCTCGCAAGCGCGCAGCTGCTGGACAGAATCGGCCGCCGCAATACCATTCTCACATTTGCGATCTGCTGCGTGATAACGGTGCTCGCCTATCTGTTCCTTCCGCTCGGCAATACCGCGATGCTGTTCTTTGGTTTTCCGCTGGGTTTCTTTGCCGCGGGCATTCCGGCCAGCATGGGCGCGCTCTTCAACGAACTGTACCCGCGCGGGATGCGTGGCACGGGCGTCGGGTTTTGCTACAACTTCGGCCGCGTCGCGTCCGCAGGATTCCCGGTGCTCGTGGGACATATGTCCGCGAATATGTCGCTTGGAACAGCGATCGGCATCGATGCAGGGCTCGCCTACGCGATCGTCGTGCTGTCCGTGCTGTTGCTGCCGGAGACGCGTGGCCGCGCATTAGGCGACGCCGCTTTCGATACGGATCATAGAGGCATGCTTTCTCACGCAGAAAGGCATTGA
- a CDS encoding GntR family transcriptional regulator, which produces MPAEERLPRYQRLRDEMVDLIAARHWKPGEAIPTEQALARSYDVAVGTVRKAVDLLVAEGLLERFQGRGTFVRRASFDSSLFRFFRFQTRQGERRIPESRILRREVVDAPSAVAATLQISSSARVIQMSRLRLIDDVPMLAEEIWLPYVRFAAFAQMDLSEVGDLLYPVYEARCNQVVASAVETLTVEAIDSTHARLLRIEPGTPAVVIERLAFGYDRQPLEWRRSRGPASEFIYQAEIR; this is translated from the coding sequence ATGCCTGCCGAAGAGCGGTTGCCGCGCTACCAGCGTTTGCGCGATGAAATGGTTGATCTGATCGCCGCCCGCCACTGGAAGCCCGGCGAAGCCATTCCCACTGAGCAGGCGCTCGCCAGAAGCTATGACGTGGCAGTCGGCACGGTCCGCAAGGCCGTCGATCTGCTCGTCGCAGAAGGTTTGCTCGAGCGCTTCCAGGGTAGAGGCACTTTCGTGCGGCGCGCGAGCTTCGACAGTTCGCTGTTTCGCTTCTTCCGCTTCCAGACACGGCAGGGCGAGCGGCGTATTCCCGAAAGCCGCATCTTGCGTCGCGAGGTTGTCGACGCGCCGTCGGCGGTGGCCGCGACGTTGCAGATCTCGAGTAGCGCTCGCGTGATACAGATGTCGCGGCTGCGTCTGATCGACGATGTGCCGATGCTCGCCGAAGAGATATGGCTGCCTTATGTGCGTTTCGCCGCGTTTGCACAAATGGATCTGAGCGAAGTCGGCGACCTGCTGTACCCCGTGTATGAAGCGCGATGCAATCAGGTCGTGGCATCCGCCGTTGAAACGCTGACGGTGGAAGCGATCGACTCGACGCATGCGCGGTTGTTGCGGATCGAACCGGGCACACCCGCCGTGGTGATCGAGCGACTGGCGTTCGGCTACGACAGGCAGCCGCTGGAATGGCGCCGCTCACGCGGGCCCGCCAGCGAGTTCATCTACCAGGCCGAGATTCGATAG
- a CDS encoding DEAD/DEAH box helicase: protein MSFASLGLIDRLLRNVQDLHYQTPTPVQVKAIPAVLGGKDVMAAAQTGTGKTAGFALPLLQRLVQHGPAVSSNRVRVLVLVPTRELAEQVLQSFVVYGKGLDLRFLAAYGGVSINPQMMKLRKGVDVLVATPGRLLDLNRQNAVQFDQVQTLVLDEADRMLDLGFARELNAVFAALPAQRQTLLFSATFSDDIRAMAANFLRGPVHISVSPPNATASKIRQWVVPVDKRNKPDLFMHLVAENNWDHALVFVKTRTGVDYLAAMLDEAGYAVDTIHGDKPQPARLRALERFKAGQVHMLVATDVAARGLDIDHLPLVINVDLPIVAQDYVHRIGRTGRAGASGVAVSLVCADEAPQLAAIEALIRQTLPREEEPGFEAEHRVPQTSATGQIIKKPKKPKKPKGLQAAPGDMHLPGKKTRPKSGESNRKPAAQRDAAAGKETSVTSGSPFSVQRPRSKPARQPVAAARQPAGKGAGGRGKRQP, encoded by the coding sequence ATGTCTTTTGCCTCGCTTGGCCTGATCGATCGCTTGCTGCGTAATGTGCAGGACCTCCACTACCAAACACCTACACCGGTGCAGGTCAAGGCGATTCCTGCTGTGCTCGGCGGCAAGGACGTCATGGCGGCAGCACAGACGGGCACGGGCAAAACCGCGGGTTTTGCGTTGCCCCTGTTGCAACGGCTGGTGCAACACGGTCCGGCGGTGTCCAGCAATCGCGTGCGTGTTCTGGTCCTCGTGCCCACGCGCGAACTGGCCGAGCAAGTGCTGCAAAGCTTCGTCGTTTACGGCAAAGGCCTCGACTTACGATTTCTGGCGGCCTACGGCGGTGTCAGTATCAACCCGCAGATGATGAAGTTGCGCAAAGGCGTGGATGTGCTTGTTGCGACGCCGGGCCGTTTGCTCGATCTCAATCGTCAGAACGCAGTGCAGTTCGATCAGGTGCAAACGCTGGTGCTGGATGAAGCCGACCGCATGCTGGATCTGGGCTTTGCGCGCGAACTCAACGCCGTCTTTGCTGCCTTGCCCGCGCAGCGGCAAACGCTGTTGTTCTCTGCGACGTTTTCCGATGATATCCGCGCAATGGCAGCGAACTTTCTGCGTGGCCCGGTCCATATCAGCGTCAGCCCGCCCAACGCCACGGCAAGCAAGATCAGGCAGTGGGTGGTGCCCGTCGACAAAAGGAACAAGCCGGACCTCTTCATGCACCTCGTGGCCGAGAACAACTGGGATCACGCGCTGGTGTTCGTCAAAACACGCACTGGCGTGGATTACCTGGCGGCCATGCTGGACGAAGCGGGCTATGCGGTCGACACGATCCACGGCGACAAGCCGCAACCGGCGCGCCTGCGTGCGCTGGAGCGCTTCAAGGCGGGCCAGGTACACATGCTGGTAGCCACCGATGTGGCTGCACGCGGGCTGGATATCGACCATCTTCCGCTGGTGATCAACGTTGATCTGCCCATCGTGGCGCAAGACTATGTGCACCGTATTGGCCGTACCGGCCGCGCGGGTGCGAGCGGCGTGGCCGTGTCACTTGTATGTGCCGATGAAGCGCCGCAACTGGCCGCGATTGAAGCGCTGATCCGGCAAACGCTGCCCCGTGAAGAGGAGCCCGGTTTTGAAGCCGAACACCGCGTGCCGCAAACCAGCGCGACGGGCCAGATCATCAAGAAACCCAAAAAGCCGAAGAAGCCAAAGGGACTGCAAGCTGCGCCGGGCGACATGCACCTGCCTGGCAAAAAGACTCGACCGAAAAGTGGCGAGAGCAATCGCAAACCTGCGGCGCAGCGCGACGCAGCCGCGGGTAAAGAGACGAGCGTGACCAGCGGTAGCCCATTCAGCGTGCAAAGGCCACGCAGCAAGCCCGCCCGCCAGCCGGTTGCGGCTGCGCGACAACCTGCTGGCAAAGGCGCTGGTGGCCGAGGCAAACGCCAACCCTGA
- a CDS encoding MFS transporter: MPLLIVMFLIAFIDRQNVGFAKLQMVHALGMSEASYGLGASLFFIGYLLFEIPSTLALHRFGARLWLARIMVTWGAITVAMAFTRSMELFYVFRFALGVAEAGFYPGVIFYLTLWFPQSHRTRMLGFFTLGSALANMLGSLAGGLLLSLDGNLGLAGWQWVFVATGAPAILVALVALRFLPESVESAPFLSNEERNLMILALRREAPAEAAAEHPWRALVDKRVLMFACGYMLMSTSLYGVTYWLPTLLKSGGVSHSSLNGLLNMIPWMLAALLLLWLPAKLKRQGVVLKAMAMVAGVGVIGFALSLVLPGLPLRFAALVLGGACIPLLYPCFWSLPPRYFTGARAAASIAAINSIGNLGGFFAQNLMPYVGKVAGNAGAPMLVPVVCLTLLGLGMSIAAARSGAGERARVAAQP, from the coding sequence ATGCCGCTTCTGATCGTGATGTTCCTGATCGCCTTCATCGACAGGCAGAACGTCGGCTTTGCAAAGCTGCAAATGGTGCACGCGCTGGGCATGTCGGAAGCGTCGTACGGCCTCGGGGCATCGCTCTTTTTTATCGGCTATCTGCTGTTCGAGATTCCGAGCACGCTCGCGCTGCATCGCTTCGGCGCGCGCCTGTGGCTTGCCCGCATTATGGTGACGTGGGGCGCGATTACGGTCGCGATGGCATTCACGCGTTCAATGGAGCTGTTCTATGTGTTCCGGTTCGCGCTCGGCGTCGCCGAAGCGGGTTTTTATCCCGGCGTCATTTTCTATCTGACGCTGTGGTTCCCGCAGAGTCATCGCACGCGCATGCTCGGCTTCTTCACGCTCGGCAGCGCACTTGCCAACATGCTCGGCTCGCTCGCGGGCGGTTTGCTGCTGTCACTCGACGGCAATCTGGGCCTCGCAGGCTGGCAATGGGTATTTGTGGCGACGGGCGCACCCGCGATCCTCGTCGCACTGGTCGCATTGCGTTTCTTGCCTGAGTCCGTCGAAAGCGCACCGTTCCTGAGCAATGAAGAGAGAAACCTGATGATCTTGGCGCTCCGTCGCGAGGCGCCGGCGGAAGCCGCCGCCGAACATCCGTGGCGGGCGCTCGTCGACAAGCGCGTGTTGATGTTCGCCTGCGGATATATGCTGATGTCGACGTCGCTTTATGGCGTAACGTACTGGCTGCCGACGCTGCTCAAAAGCGGGGGCGTCTCTCACTCGTCGCTCAACGGCCTGCTGAACATGATTCCGTGGATGCTCGCCGCGCTGCTTCTGCTGTGGCTGCCCGCGAAACTCAAGCGCCAGGGTGTTGTGCTCAAGGCGATGGCAATGGTGGCGGGTGTCGGCGTAATTGGCTTCGCGCTGAGTCTGGTGCTGCCTGGCCTGCCGCTGCGATTCGCCGCGCTCGTGCTCGGTGGCGCTTGCATTCCGCTGCTGTATCCGTGCTTCTGGTCGTTGCCCCCGCGTTACTTCACAGGTGCGCGCGCTGCAGCCAGTATCGCTGCGATAAATTCGATCGGCAATCTTGGCGGATTCTTCGCGCAGAACCTGATGCCCTACGTCGGCAAGGTCGCCGGGAATGCCGGCGCCCCTATGCTGGTGCCCGTCGTCTGCCTGACATTGCTCGGCCTCGGCATGTCGATCGCGGCGGCGCGTAGCGGCGCAGGCGAGCGTGCGCGAGTTGCGGCGCAGCCGTAA
- a CDS encoding DMT family transporter, which yields MVLTTATFAGSDSVVKVIGSSVPLLALLWVRYVFQTVVLAIWLMRRPVIGLHGARPFRLQLLRAILLLLNSASTFAGLRYLPLPVTTSLAMLAPLITTVLAATLLGEKVARSKWAMVILGFIGMLMVVRPGGGQFSWAVGFPIAAATTFACFQVVSSKLSKTGDPMITNFLTALVATLMLSALLWTAQATLLPAIKSVRFGSWLLVLVMASLATTGHSLMLQALRRAPLAVLTPFGYAQLAFATLFSWLFFGQVPDLWMTLGMLVIACSGIGTVLLHAQGRGADPD from the coding sequence ATGGTCCTCACAACCGCAACCTTTGCGGGAAGCGACTCCGTGGTCAAGGTCATCGGTTCTTCGGTGCCGCTGCTCGCGCTGCTCTGGGTCCGATATGTGTTCCAGACGGTCGTGCTCGCGATCTGGCTGATGCGGCGCCCAGTGATTGGGCTTCACGGCGCGCGGCCATTCCGGTTGCAATTGCTGCGAGCCATTCTGCTGCTTCTGAACTCGGCCTCGACCTTTGCGGGGCTGCGCTATCTGCCGCTTCCCGTCACGACTTCGCTGGCGATGTTGGCTCCATTGATCACCACCGTACTGGCCGCAACGCTCCTCGGTGAGAAGGTGGCGAGAAGCAAATGGGCGATGGTCATTCTCGGTTTCATCGGCATGCTGATGGTCGTGCGGCCCGGCGGCGGCCAGTTTTCGTGGGCGGTAGGCTTTCCCATCGCCGCCGCAACGACCTTCGCGTGCTTTCAGGTCGTGTCCAGCAAGTTGTCGAAGACGGGCGACCCGATGATCACCAATTTTCTGACCGCATTGGTGGCGACGCTGATGCTTTCCGCACTCTTGTGGACGGCTCAGGCCACCCTGTTACCCGCGATAAAAAGCGTGCGCTTTGGCAGCTGGCTGCTCGTTCTCGTGATGGCGTCGCTCGCAACGACGGGACACTCGCTGATGCTGCAGGCGCTTCGACGCGCGCCGCTGGCGGTGCTCACACCGTTCGGCTACGCCCAACTGGCGTTTGCCACACTCTTCAGCTGGCTTTTCTTTGGCCAGGTGCCGGACCTATGGATGACGCTTGGCATGCTCGTGATCGCATGTAGCGGGATCGGGACGGTGCTGCTTCACGCACAGGGCCGTGGCGCTGATCCGGATTGA
- a CDS encoding amidohydrolase family protein: MEKSETRASDPLLSHSLARIASVDTHAHVFERGLPLARQRRYVPGYDAPLDAYLAELDAHRVSRGVLVQPSFLGTDCSYLLDALRRAPQRLRGVAVVERDCGFDALTEMAYAGIVGIRLNLIGQADLPLENWVSVQTLRHVRELGWHVEVHAEAARLPGIVEQLLEAGMNVAVDHFGRPDPDLGVCAAGFHQLLELARTHCVWVKISAAYRNWPHCRADDSATLEAFRLLKEAFGVHRLMWGSDWPHTQFEVHDRFADALELLNALLPDGTERGVVLADTPARFYGFDDV; encoded by the coding sequence ATGGAGAAGTCGGAGACACGCGCGAGCGATCCGCTGCTTTCGCATAGTCTCGCCCGCATCGCGTCTGTCGATACGCATGCGCATGTATTCGAGCGCGGCCTGCCGCTCGCCCGGCAACGCCGCTATGTGCCCGGCTACGACGCGCCACTCGACGCCTATCTTGCAGAACTGGATGCGCACCGCGTGTCTCGCGGCGTGCTTGTGCAGCCGAGCTTTCTCGGTACTGACTGCAGCTATCTGCTCGATGCGCTGCGTCGCGCGCCGCAGCGCCTGCGCGGCGTCGCAGTCGTCGAGCGAGATTGCGGATTCGACGCGCTGACGGAAATGGCGTACGCAGGCATCGTGGGGATCCGGTTGAATCTGATCGGGCAGGCGGATCTGCCGCTCGAAAACTGGGTGAGCGTGCAAACGCTCAGGCATGTTCGGGAGTTGGGATGGCATGTCGAGGTACATGCGGAAGCAGCCCGGCTACCGGGCATCGTCGAGCAGCTTCTGGAGGCGGGCATGAACGTCGCCGTCGATCATTTTGGCCGGCCCGATCCCGATCTCGGCGTGTGCGCCGCAGGCTTTCATCAACTTCTCGAACTTGCCAGGACGCACTGTGTGTGGGTGAAGATATCGGCGGCGTACAGGAACTGGCCGCATTGCCGCGCGGATGACAGTGCGACGCTAGAGGCGTTTCGGCTTTTGAAAGAGGCCTTTGGCGTGCATCGCCTGATGTGGGGCAGTGACTGGCCCCATACCCAGTTCGAGGTGCACGACCGGTTTGCCGATGCGCTCGAATTGCTGAACGCGCTGCTGCCCGACGGGACGGAGCGTGGCGTGGTGCTGGCCGACACGCCGGCAAGATTCTACGGATTCGATGATGTCTAG